The following proteins are co-located in the Choristoneura fumiferana chromosome 23, NRCan_CFum_1, whole genome shotgun sequence genome:
- the LOC141441277 gene encoding probable 3-hydroxyacyl-CoA dehydrogenase B0272.3 isoform X1 produces MNKLSVLKRAFSSSTSLNAVKTVTVVGGGLMGSGIAQVAAQAGQNVTIVDLQPELLEKAQKSIQNNLTRVAKKVHKDDAAKVEGFVKESFSRIKVSTNIEDGVNADLIIEAIVEKLDVKQELFNKLDLLAPEHTILASNTSSISINEIGAGIKRKDRFGGLHFFNPVPIMRLLEVIKGDHISEETYQTMMAWGKSVGKTCITCKDTPGFVVNRLLGPYSAEALRMYERGDASKEDIDIGMKLGAGYPMGPFELADYTGLDTNKFVLQVMLEKTGDPVFRPIPMLDKMVAEGKLGIKSGEGFYKYKK; encoded by the exons ATGAACAAGTTATCTGTTCTTAAAAGAGCCTTTTCGAGCTCGACGTCGCTAAATGCGGTTAAAACGGTGACCGTGGTCGGCGGAGGGTTGATGGGATCCGGTATCGCACAG GTTGCAGCACAAGCTGGCCAGAACGTGACTATAGTGGACTTGCAGCCGGAATTACTGGAGAAAGCCCAGAAGTCCATTCAGAACAACCTGACCAGGGTTGCCAAGAAGGTCCATAAAGATGACGCTGCCAAGGTCGAAGGGTTTGTCAAGGAGTCCTTTAGCCGGATTAAG GTGTCAACCAACATCGAGGATGGGGTGAACGCAGATCTTATCATAGAAGCCATTGTGGAGAAACTGGATGTCAAGCAGGAACTCTTTAACAAGTTGGACTTG TTGGCCCCAGAACACACGATTTTGGCCAGCAACACTTCTTCAATTTCGATCAATGAAATCGGAGCAGGGATCAAGCGAAAAGACag ATTCGGCGGCCTCCATTTCTTCAACCCGGTGCCGATAATGCGTCTCCTGGAAGTGATTAAGGGCGACCACATCTCCGAGGAGACCTACCAGACCATGATGGCGTGGGGCAAGTCCGTGGGCAAGACCTGCATCACCTGCAAGGATACCCCTGGCTTCGTGGTCAACAGACTCCTGGGACCCTACAGCGCTGAGGCTCTCAGGATGTACGAGAGAG GCGACGCCTCAAAGGAAGACATTGACATTGGTATGAAGCTGGGCGCGGGTTACCCCATGGGCCCCTTCGAGCTGGCCGACTACACCGGCCTCGATACCAACAAGTTCGTACTCCAGGTCATGCTCGAGAAGACAGGGGACCCCGTGTTCAGGCCCATACCGATGCTGGACAAAATGGTCGCGGAGGGCAAACTGGGCATTAAGAGTGGCGAGGGCTTCTATAAGTATAAGAAGTAA
- the LOC141441281 gene encoding hydroxyacyl-coenzyme A dehydrogenase, mitochondrial-like, translating into MIQFGMIVRNFSSSSALQNTVKNLTVIGGGLMGSGIAQVAASAGQNVTLVDVSSDVLAKAQKSIGNNLGRVAKKAYKDNPAEGEKFVKESLARIKTATDPVEASKTSDLVVEAIVENMDVKHKLFKQLDGAAPDHTIFASNTSSLSINEIASVVKRKDRFGGLHFFNPVPMMRLLEVVRGAETSDQTYQTMMAWGKAVGKTCITCKDTPGFVVNRLLVPYIAEAVRLYERG; encoded by the exons atgatTCAATTCGGTATGATCGTTCGGAACTTTTCGAGTTCTTCGGCTTTACAAAATACTGTGAAGAACCTGACCGTCATCGGAGGCGGTCTCATGGGTTCCGGCATAGCTCAG GTAGCTGCTTCAGCTGGCCAGAATGTAACCCTCGTAGATGTCAGCTCTGATGTCCTGGCCAAGGCTCAGAAGTCTATCGGGAATAACTTGGGCCGTGTTGCCAAGAAAGCTTATAAGGACAACCCAGCGGAAGGGGAGAAGTTTGTCAAGGAGTCCCTCGCCAGGATCAAGACTGCTACGGATCCCGTGGAAGCTTCAAAGACATCAGATTTAGTGGTAGAGGCCATTGTGGAGAATATGGATGTGAAGCATAAGCTCTTTAAACAACTTGATGGg gcCGCCCCAGACCACACGATATTCGCGTCCAACACATCCTCTCTCTCCATCAATGAGATTGCTTCTGTTGTCAAAAGGAAAGACAG ATTCGGCGGCCTCCACTTCTTCAACCCGGTCCCGATGATGCGTCTGCTGGAAGTGGTCCGCGGAGCCGAGACCTCCGACCAGACCTACCAGACCATGATGGCGTGGGGCAAGGCCGTGGGCAAGACCTGCATCACCTGCAAGGATACCCCTGGCTTCGTGGTCAACAGACTCCTGGTGCCTTATATCGCTGAGGCTGTGAGGCTTTATGAAAGGGGTTAG
- the Taf9 gene encoding TBP-associated factor 9 has product MSEKEKSKASRQETKHIPKDAQVIMSIMKEVGITEYEPRVVNQLLEFTYRYVTSILDDARVFAGHAKKKNIDIDDVRLAVQMQLDKSFTSPPPREVLLEIARVKNVNPLPLIKPHCGLRLPPDRYCLSACNYRLRPAFKKVATKPAIPAAPAIKTVTSSKGSSSQQNVVVKRPPGAIVNVSTSKPSVVPKPVLKFSSGSKVSFKLPASKK; this is encoded by the exons ATGTCGGAAAAGGAGAAATCTAAAGCCTCTCGGCAAGAAACGAAACATATACCAAAAGACGCTCAAGTCATCATGTCAATAATGAAAGAAGTCGGCATCACGGAGTACGAGCCTCGCGTTGTGAATCAACTTTTGGAGTTCACGTATCGATACGTGACATCTATTTTGGACGACGCTCGTGTCTTCGCTGGGCACGCGAAGAAGAAGAATATCGACATCGACGATGTGCGATTGGCTGTGCAAATGCAGCTGGATAAGTCTTTCACGAGCCCACCGCCTCGGGAGGTTCTTCTGGAGATCGCTAGAGTCAAAAATGTTAATCCTTTGCCTTTGATTAAGCCACATTGTGGGTTGAGATTGCCACCTGACCG TTATTGCCTATCGGCCTGCAACTACCGTCTCCGGCCAGCATTTAAGAAGGTGGCAACAAAGCCGGCCATCCCTGCTGCCCCTGCCATAAAGACCGTGACGTCATCCAAGGGTTCGTCGAGCCAGCAGAATGTGGTGGTGAAGAGGCCGCCGGGTGCCATTGTCAATGTATCTACGTCAAAGCCTAGTGTTGTGCCTAAGCCTGTGCTGAAGTTCTCGTCTGGCAGCAAGGTAAGTTTCAAGTTACCTgcctcaaaaaaataa